The following proteins are co-located in the Vigna angularis cultivar LongXiaoDou No.4 chromosome 2, ASM1680809v1, whole genome shotgun sequence genome:
- the LOC108327832 gene encoding vestitone reductase — MEKGKGKVCVTGGTGFIASWIIKRLLEHGYSVNTTIRSHPGGKRDVSFLTNLPDASEKLHFFNADLSDPESFGPAVEGCVGIFHTATPIDFAVNEPEEVVTKRAIEGTLGILKAAVKSKTVKRVVYTSSASTVSFTGPEPQDVVDESAWSDVDLLRSVKPFGWSYAVSKVLTEKAVFEFGEQNGLEVVSLVPPFVVGRFICPKLPDSVERALLLLFGKKEEIGVIRYHMVHVDDLARAHIFLLEHPNPKGRYNCSPFIVPIEEIAEIISTKYPEFQIPSVEEVKDIKGAKLPHLNSQKLVDAGFEFKYSVEDMFTDAVECCKQNAYL; from the exons ATGGAAAAGGGAAAAGGTAAAGTTTGTGTCACAGGAGGCACAGGGTTCATTGCTTCATGGATCATCAAGAGACTCCTTGAACATGGATATTCTGTTAATACCACCATAAGATCTCATCCAG GAGGCAAAAGGGATGTTAGCTTTCTCACAAATCTACCAGATGCATCTGAAAAGCTACATTTTTTCAATGCTGATCTGAGCGACCCAGAGAGTTTTGGTCCAGCAGTAGAAGGGTGTGTTGGGATTTTTCACACTGCCACACCAATTGATTTTGCAGTGAACGAGCCAGAAGAAGTTGTGACCAAAAGGGCCATTGAGGGAACATTAGGCATTCTGAAAGCAGCTGTGAAATCAAAGACAGTGAAGAGGGTTGTCTACACTTCTAGTGCTTCCACCGTTTCCTTCACTGGCCCAGAGCCACAAGATGTGGTTGATGAAAGTGCTTGGAGTGATGTTGATTTGCTTAGGAGTGTGAAGCCATTTGGTTGGTCTTATGCAGTTTCAAAGGTGTTGACAGAGAAGGCAGTGTTTGAGTTTGGAGAACAGAATGGATTGGAAGTTGTGAGTCTTGtgcctccctttgttgttggACGTTTCATCTGTCCCAAGCTTCCTGACTCTGTTGAAAGAGCACTGCTTTTGTTGTTTG GCAAAAAGGAAGAAATTGGAGTGATTCGTTACCATATGGTTCATGTGGATGATTTGGCTAGAGCACATATCTTTCTGCTGGAGCATCCTAATCCCAAAGGGAGATATAACTGTTCACCCTTCATTGTACCCATTGAAGAGATTGCTGAAATTATTTCAACCAAATACCCAGAATTTCAAATACCATCTGTAGA AGAGGTGAAGGATATAAAAGGTGCAAAGTTGCCACATTTAAACTCGCAGAAACTGGTGGATGCTGGTTTTGAGTTCAAGTATAGTGTGGAGGACATGTTTACTGATGCAGTTGAATGCTGCAAACAAAATGCTTATCTTTAA
- the LOC108326945 gene encoding pentatricopeptide repeat-containing protein At1g01970, protein MMGTYCNNNLVCNLYYPHYSIINRGVLSRRNSSCQNPIYFGFHKHRFGSVLAGIGMEEVVKEVNGENERRFRWIEVGKKVTIEQRQAISELPFRMSNRSKALMRQIICFSAEKGTISDLLESWVRIMNPIRADWLSVLKELRIMEHPVYLEVAKHALQEESFEVNIRDYTKIIHYYGKHNLLEDAENFLTLMKEMGFIYDQVILTTMVHMYSKAGHHDRAKEYFEEIKLLGEPLDKRSYGAMIMAYIRAGMPEEGENLLQEMETQEITAGSEVYKALLRAYSLIGNAEGAQRVFDAIQLAGITPNDKMCSLVVNAYAMTGQSQKALIAFENMRKASFKPTDKCIASVLVAYEKEGKINTALEFLLDLEKDGIVVGEEASAVLAKWFRKLGVVEEVELVLRDFATSHQIS, encoded by the exons atgaTGGGCACCTACTGCAATAATAACCTAGTGTGCAACTTGTATTACCCACACTACTCAATAATCAATCGTGGTGTTCTGTCTAGAAGAAACTCATCATGCCAAAACCCAATTTATTTTGGTTTCCACAAACACCGTTTTGGTTCAGTACTAGCTGGTATTGGTATGGAGGAAGTTGTTAAAGAAGTGAatggagaaaatgaaagaaggtTTAGGTGGATTGAGGTTGGCAAAAAGGTCACAATAGAACAACGACAGGCCATATCTGAACTTCCTTTCAGGATGTCCAATCGAAGCAAAGCTTTGATGAGACAGATTATATGTTTTTCTGCAGAGAAAGGCACCATATCTGATCTTTTGGAATCATGGGTGAGGATTATGAACCCTATCAGAGCAGACTGGCTTTCAGTTCTGAAAGAGTTGAGAATAATGGAACATCCTGTTTACCTTGAG GTTGCAAAACATGCTCTTCAAGAGGAATCCTTTGAAGTCAATATTCGTGACTATACAAAGATAATCCATTATTATGGCAAGCACAATCTACTAGAAGATGCTGAAAATTTTCTCACACTCATGAAGGAAATGGGTTTCATCTATGATCAAGTAATTCTGACTACCATGGTGCACATGTACAGCAAGGCTGGCCATCATGACCGGGCCAAGGAGTATTTTGAAGAGATCAAATTGCTTGGTGAACCTTTGGATAAAAGATCATACGGCGCAATGATCATGGCCTACATCAGAGCTGGAATGCCTGAAGAAGGAGAGAATTTACTTCAAGAAATGGAGACACAAGAAATAACCGCAGGCAGTGAGGTTTATAAGGCACTGCTTAGAGCGTACTCTTTAATTGGCAATGCTGAAGGTGCACAAAGGGTGTTTGATGCAATTCAATTGGCTGGTATCACCCCAAATGATAAGATGTGCAGTTTGGTTGTTAATGCTTATGCAATGACTGGACAAAGTCAAAAGGCTCTAATTGcatttgaaaatatgagaaaagCAAGTTTCAAACCCACTGATAAATGCATAGCTTCAGTATTGGTTGCTTATGAGAAGGAAGGCAAAATAAATACAGCATTGGAATTTCTACTAGATTTGGAGAAAGATGGCATCGTGGTTGGGGAAGAAGCCTCTGCAGTGTTAGCTAAGTGGTTCCGAAAACTAGGGGTGGTGGAAGAGGTGGAGCTTGTTTTAAGAGACTTTGCCACCAGTCACCAGATAAGTTAA